In Anopheles bellator chromosome 2, idAnoBellAS_SP24_06.2, whole genome shotgun sequence, the genomic stretch CATTGCagagaaaaacataatttataatCTTGACGAGTGACGGACCAAACCGGACGAGGGCGGTGGGAGTCCGTGAGTCGCGAAACTTGTTGCGCGTATTTATAGACATTTATTTGCATTCTGTGCAGGACCACTATTTGACCGCTGCAACGATGCGCAACAGGGCAGCGGAATCGTggttcgataaaaaaatttaaaacaagcCACGCTTTACGGCAGGGACCACTGCCACTGCGGCTGCTGCCTGTTGGACTCTCTACGCCAGATACAATTGAATTGCAGTATAATAAACCGCTGCTAGCCCCATCGTTCCACGCGGCATCAAAAATCCTAGGTGCCCCTAGCGCTCCAGTGCGCTTGTtaacacggccacggcactcGGCCCGGTCGTTTCGGTGGTACGAGAGGAGGGTACACGGTGTTATCAGAATGTAAACAGCTCACGTCATCACCGTCGTTCGGATACTGCTTCGGTTTCCAGCACCATCTCTTCCCGTCCGTGTATAACGTACAGTTTTCGTTCTTCCCTTTTGTAGATTACGTCCCTGGTAGGCATTCCACAGACGGCGCTCTACCTTTCGCGGCAACAGTTTTACGGTTGTCTGAAGCTCATTGCCGCCTATCAGGCATCGGTGCCGCTGCGGGAGGAAATATTGACCACCTCGCTTAACCTGCCACTGCCACAGTTCAGCTGGATTGATCCGGTGGTGGgcccaccgtcggccaccTCTACTTCTGATCCCGTGGTTAGCAATGCCACCGCAGGTGGAGTCGCCAGTTCGGGTGCAACGGAACGAAATGGCTTCGTCGAAGGAAAACATCATCGCCCCGGAGGGAGCAACATCACTGCCGTGAAGCATCTGCCTCTGGTTCCGTCGAGCGGTGGCAGCGGATcggcccagcagcaggacagTAGTGCTTCGACTGGAGGTGAGCTGACGAATTCCGACCAACCGAGCACCGACTCGGAGGTGGAGCACAATGACGATGGGAGCGGAAGTGGGAGTATGATCCGCGGCGATCGCGAACGTCACACGGTTGGCATGCTGAAGGGAGGCGGTGTGGTCATGGTCGGTGGAACGCACCCGGCGgttggtggcggaggtggtggtggtgccgggggTTCACCGGAAGCGTGGAGCACTGCGAGTGACAGCCCAACACCGACCAACAGCGTGGCGGAGCGTCCGTGGGCTAATCAAAACCTGTGGCAGGGTCTGGTGTGCGAAGAGCAACGGCAGCTGCTTGGTACGGAAGAGGAATCGTCCGACCGGCACAgtagcgacgacgacgaacaggAAATCGATCTCGAGTACTTCTACCAGATTTCGCAAACTCAGAAAGACTACTATCTGAAGCAGTTCCGCACAATACAGCCGGACATTCATGGGCTGGTCAGTGGACCGGTGGCTAGGTAAGTTGACGGGCTAGGAAACTCGGAAGGAAACTCAGTAACCAGAATTGGCAATTGCTTTTTAGGGTGTTTTTCGAAAAATCACGCATCCCCATCGATGAACTGCGACACATCTGGCAGATGTGTGATGTAACACGCGACGGTGCCCTCAATCTGGCCGAGTTCACGGCGGCTATGCATCTGGTGGTGCTTCGGAGAAACAACATACCGGTTCCTGCCACGTTACCGCCCTGTCTGTTGCCCACACTTCTGCAACACTCGCTTCTACAACCGAGCACCAGTGGATCAAAGGGAGCCGGCCCTGCAGAGGTATCTGCAACCACCGTGAGCGGAGGCAGCAACGGTACCGCCACCGTCCCGGAACGAACCGAGCCGGCCGAAGCCGATCTGCTACATCTGGAAAGTGATGACAATCTTGAGAGCGGTAGCAAACGGAAACGGGTGGTAACGAAGAGCTCCCGGCGGATGGTACCGGTTCCGGACTCATTGGCGTTCGCCAAGATCGGAGGAAGCGGTTCGGCGGGAGTGGTACCGGTGCCACAAGATAGCCCACCGTGCTCGGTGTCCTCAAGCgcaaccggatccggatcggttGCCCTCGCAACCAAGGGAAGCGGTAGTAGCAGCGGGAGCAGTGGCAGTGGTAGTAGCGGTAGCGGTCCGGTTAACACAGGAGGAAGCTCGACGACGGGCGGTCGAAAAACGCCACCAAACATGTCGCCCCCGGTATTGGCACAGCAGCCTCCGCCTCCCCAACCACTGCCCGCTGCTACAAAgggaaaacaatcggaacatCCCGTAACACCACCGAACGAGAAGAACCTAAAGGTAAGGGTTCAATCGAAAGAACGAACAGTGGATGAAAGTACATGTTGTCCCCTTTCCTCTACTATTGCGACAGAAATGGGAGGAGTGGACCAAGTTTATGGAATCTCCCACATCGAACGTTTCTAGTCCCGGCCCGAAGCCGGTCAACTTTGATCTGCAACGTACGACGCAGGCGATCGTATCCGATCCGCAAATCTTGCATCCCGTTCCGTTGCGCGTGACGCCCGTGGGTGAGTGTGGGCGAGTTAGTCGGTCTGGTTGCGATCTTCCCTTATCTTTGCACATTGTTTCAGGTGCTGAAGCGGTCGACAATGGTAGTCTAGTCTATTCCGATGCCAACCACGGTCTGTTGGCTGTCCAGTCGACGGATGAGTCGAGTCCCAAGCAGAATGTTCAATCGCAAccgcaacaccagcaacaccatTCGACGCTGCAACAGCAACGGGATTCTCTGACCAACAGCAGTGATCTGCGTGCCATCCAAAGACCGCAATCGAAGAAGCCTCCCTCGAAGGGCGTCGGAGCGATTCCTCCTCCGCCGCAGCGCGAATCCGGAAGCAACGCGCTGGTGGCGAATGACACCTCCATGACCATATCATTAGATGCGGCCGGGTTTGCGGTTGCCACTGCGCCAGCGCCGCTAACAAAGAAATCGTCCGTCGATCAACAACAGCCTCCGCCtccgttgccgccgccacgtCCATCCGCTCATCGGCAcacgcgcagcagcagtctcGATTTGAACAAACTGAAGCTTGGCACGGGCGCCAGTGTGGCCCCGCTGAAgatgccaccaccaccggagatTCCACCGAGGGTGGTAACTCCACCAACGGCCGATCAGCCACCGGCTGGCACCACCAATCACGCGTTTGCTGATTTCACACACTTTCCGACCGGCTCAATTGGCCATCGTGGAGCAACTGCGGTAGGTCGACAAACGCAGCCCAATGTAAAACCCTTGCTCCTTTTATGCTGCATAATGCACATTCGATTGTTGTCTTTCAGGCGACGGGTGAAGCGAGCAACATAACAACCATCCACTTGGATGCCGCCGGCAATATGACGCACCATTCCACACCCCATCGCGGATCGGGGACGCTCCCAAAGTCGCTTGTAATGCATACTCCACGTCAGAGCGCGTTCGAGGTGTACCGAAAACCGCTGACCGCGGACAGTGCTCGCACGGTGAGGGGCTCTCAGTCGCCTCCCCAGCAACCGCCGCTAGTCACGTCGCGCAGCGTGGAATCGTCGGCAGTGGTCAACAGTAGCAGCGCAGTTCCGCAGGGTGACTATGACAAGCGAATTTCGGCACTCAGTGATAGTTTGCGCCAGGTGCGTTTCAAAAGTAACGACCCTCCGCCAGTTATGGCGGACGCACTGAAGCAGCTGAAGGAACAgaacctgctgctgttgcgggtATGCAACGATCTGAGCGAGGAGCTGCTGCACATTCAGCAGAAACGCGAGGACATTCGCATCAAAATTGAGCTGCAGGAGCAAATACTGGGCGGTGGCAATGCACTGGTGACGGCTGCCACTGGTCCCTCGTCGCTACCGACTTCGGCAACACATCACCTTTCACACCATCACGCAAATCTATGA encodes the following:
- the LOC131208282 gene encoding ralBP1-associated Eps domain-containing protein 1, which encodes MDELSEAELRYYNDLFKICSETDSGGKVPALKATSLFRSANLSNETINKITSLVGIPQTALYLSRQQFYGCLKLIAAYQASVPLREEILTTSLNLPLPQFSWIDPVVGPPSATSTSDPVVSNATAGGVASSGATERNGFVEGKHHRPGGSNITAVKHLPLVPSSGGSGSAQQQDSSASTGGELTNSDQPSTDSEVEHNDDGSGSGSMIRGDRERHTVGMLKGGGVVMVGGTHPAVGGGGGGGAGGSPEAWSTASDSPTPTNSVAERPWANQNLWQGLVCEEQRQLLGTEEESSDRHSSDDDEQEIDLEYFYQISQTQKDYYLKQFRTIQPDIHGLVSGPVARVFFEKSRIPIDELRHIWQMCDVTRDGALNLAEFTAAMHLVVLRRNNIPVPATLPPCLLPTLLQHSLLQPSTSGSKGAGPAEVSATTVSGGSNGTATVPERTEPAEADLLHLESDDNLESGSKRKRVVTKSSRRMVPVPDSLAFAKIGGSGSAGVVPVPQDSPPCSVSSSATGSGSVALATKGSGSSSGSSGSGSSGSGPVNTGGSSTTGGRKTPPNMSPPVLAQQPPPPQPLPAATKGKQSEHPVTPPNEKNLKKWEEWTKFMESPTSNVSSPGPKPVNFDLQRTTQAIVSDPQILHPVPLRVTPVGAEAVDNGSLVYSDANHGLLAVQSTDESSPKQNVQSQPQHQQHHSTLQQQRDSLTNSSDLRAIQRPQSKKPPSKGVGAIPPPPQRESGSNALVANDTSMTISLDAAGFAVATAPAPLTKKSSVDQQQPPPPLPPPRPSAHRHTRSSSLDLNKLKLGTGASVAPLKMPPPPEIPPRVVTPPTADQPPAGTTNHAFADFTHFPTGSIGHRGATAATGEASNITTIHLDAAGNMTHHSTPHRGSGTLPKSLVMHTPRQSAFEVYRKPLTADSARTVRGSQSPPQQPPLVTSRSVESSAVVNSSSAVPQGDYDKRISALSDSLRQVRFKSNDPPPVMADALKQLKEQNLLLLRVCNDLSEELLHIQQKREDIRIKIELQEQILGGGNALVTAATGPSSLPTSATHHLSHHHANL